A DNA window from Nymphalis io chromosome 28, ilAglIoxx1.1, whole genome shotgun sequence contains the following coding sequences:
- the LOC126779207 gene encoding uncharacterized protein LOC126779207: protein MNDEKLIILVSKYECLFDITKPSYSDRIMKDNAWEEISKCLGISVTQCQDRWKKLRDNFRKAYYNRKGKSGDGATTSKLIKFEKELSFIIPFFRNRNQISNVTLSSDDSEPGTPIPPPSTSSKRSDHSEVESLASTSGSKKRPRLSKDVATVFEEYLEEKRNTTPRDKALRNFFLSMSDTVETFPKEVQARIKRRVFNIVNEAELSLYENSTDLNYSLSINSPPSTNQSTYLVSNETFKPLKSSCAPES from the exons ATGaatgatgaaaaattaataatactcgtGTCAAAATATGAGTGTTTATTTGACATAACCAAGCCATCATATAGCGATCGGATAATGAAAGACAATGCATGGGAGGAAATTAGCAAATGTCTCGGAATAAGTG TGACGCAGTGCCAGGATCGTTGGAAGAAACTGCGAGATAACTTCAGAAAAGCCTATTATAACCGAAAAGGCAAGAGTGGCGATGGTGCAACTACGtccaaattgataaaatttgaaaaagaactttcttttataataccATTTTTTCGCAATCGAAACCAAATATCTAATGTAACATTATCATCGGATGATTCAGAGCCTGGCACACCAATACCACCACCATCGACATCATCTAAACGTTCTGACCATTCTGAAGTTGAATCGCTTGCAAGTACTTCTGGCTCGAAAAAGAGACCACGCTTAAGCAAAGATGTTGCTACGGTTTTCGAAGAGTATCTTgaagaaaaaagaaatactaCACCCCGTGACAAGgcattacgtaatttttttttgtctatgtcAGATACAGTGGAAACATTCCCAAAAGAAGTCCAAGCACGAATTAAAAGGCGCGTGTTTAACATTGTTAATGAAGCTGAATTAAGTCTGTATGAAAATAGTACAGATTTGAATTATTCTTTGTCTATAAATTCACCGCCATCGACTAATCAATCTACTTACCTAGTGTCAAACGAAACCTTTAAACCTTTAAAATCATCGTGTGCACCTGAAAGTTAA